cttctctcagaaaaaaaaaaaaaaaaaaattattttttttttttctcgagtCAACTAGTCATCTAGCTTTCTACTTCAAGGTATCCAGACAGATTACCAGACAAAACAAATGCCTCCCATAGCAAACAACACTGACTGAAGTATATTTTCTAATTCAAAACGACAGTTTAGGACAGAATTAGTTCTCATTAAGACAACCGAATCTAGAAATACATTCGCTCTAACTGATTCATGACAAAAGTTGtctagtaaaataaattaaggtatCAAAATAGATTGGAAAAGTTCAATGCTAAATGTGTTAAAGTCTTTACTCTTGATGAATGCAGCAGTTTGTGTAGTGCACAAATGGGAGGCACAAGGGTGGCTAAGAGCAAGTCAGACGGGACGCTGACGGAGTCTCTCAGGTGCGCCGACACTGGCTGGAGTCCCCATGGACCCAGAGGCAGATTTGTGCGTACTTGGGGGGCGTGATTCGCACGGCTACGTTGTAATCCTGCTGCATCCCGTTAACATCCACCCACTGGTGACCCGAGAACACTCCAACGATCTTCCGCTTCCACTTCTTCTTGCCAGGCTCTTTGAGTCGAATGTAGACCCCCGAGCCGCTGGAGCCAGGTTTGGCATCACAATACTGGTACAGCAAGTCGTTGGACTCCTCAGACACGGAGCAGAAACGGTACACCAGGTTGCCTGGTCGGTCGTCATCAAATCCTGAGAAATGGATACGTCCTGCAGGCAGCTTCTTAATGGAAGGGATGACACCTAGATCCATGTACTTGGTCTTCTGAGCCCTTTTAAGCTCCAGGATGGCATAGTCATAATCAGCCACGACGTTTTCCGAGATTCCTTTAAACCAGCCCTTCGGCACCTGCATCTGTTTCACCCGGGTCCATCGGAACGAAGGCTGTTCGGAGGTGGTGCTGCGCCTACTACGGCTTCTCCTGCCTTTGCCTTTTCCCTTCCTCTCCTGCTTCTCTTCAATCTCTATATTGTCATTGATCTCCTCCTCGTCCTCTTCTTCTTTTTGCTTCCTCTGTCCTTTACCTTTCCGACCTTTCCCTTTCCGTCCCTTCCCTTTCCGACGTGAACGTTCTTTCAGCACGCCGACACTGAGTTTCTGCACCCCATCCAGGTAGTCCGTACCATTGTGGATGCAATGAGCGGCAGTCAGGACGTGCTTGGGTGACACCAGCACACCAGAACACCCCGTGGAGATCTTCACAGACGTAGAGAACGGATACTTCAAGGAGTACTGCTTGTCAGCGATGGTAAACCGTGTGTCCGTGCCGTAGACTTCTCGTCTGCGTCGAGTACGTGATCCAGAAGCTCCCATCCAGTTGTCGCTCACGTTTAACTCCTGTACGGTGACGGTGGTGAGTGTGCGGGTGCCGTTTTCGTACATGGTCTCGTAGGACAGTAGCTGCTCCAGATCATTCAGACTGGGTTCCGGGAGACCCCGTTGGCACTCAATGCCACATATTCCATGGAGCTCAGTCTGTGGCTTGgctaaaaaatcagaattgcccAGATGCACCGTTTGCTTTTCTTGTACCAGTGGTACTTTCCTCTGTGGCCAGGTGTAGTCATCGTCACTTGTGGGTTCGTCCACTGCTGCAGACACCAGCACAGCCAGTGCTGAGATGCAAAGCAGGAGCGTTAAGGGTACCGGGCCCATTGCAGAGAGACCCCTAGaccagacagaaagagaaaaagagaattaATGTCACTTAAAATATAGTTACATAGGCTAACCCTTAAAGTCCATGTAAAGGCAATGCAGAGAATtgtttataaatacattatatattttagaaatgtattgctgAGAGCATGTTACAAAGATTGTGAACCATGCAGTACTGTATTGTGGAGTTAGACCGTTAACAGTTTTTCACTATTTTTGTGTTTAGGATTTTTTGGGCGGGCCTGAAATCATGTCTCGATGACGCACTGGAGCCACTGAGCATGGCCCCTCCCCTAACACTATAATAACTAGAGCGTATTAGCATCAGTTGTTCGCCCACTCAGTTgatgtcattattgttagttactacagcctacagtttgctagttttgcattttatctGGCTgcgataatttacaaaaaatcttgGTCTCCTTGAGCGGTATTTGGCAGTTGAAACAGGCGGCAGCTTTCCCGCGAGTGGGCGTGGCTTCAGCTCCGACAACAGACACGCCCCCAGTGTTTCAGAGCAgagaacatatattttttatttatataaatatattatttatttattttagttactcgtaaagttttttttttataattcagatGTGGCTGGGTGGTTATTAACACGTTATTCTGTGgtgacaaactcagaacacatatttaatattggttTACACGGACTTTAATACGGAGACATTTAATTTCTTCTGTATAAACAAAAGAAGGGGGAGGAAATTATTTACTGTGCCATAAACCATATTCAGCTTTGCTTACAGAAGCCCAGAACAGttatagttaaaaatataagaatacattaatacatacattactgttattttccacattttttacatttagatacaGTTTTCAGACATCTAAAGTCCAAAGGTTTTTATGCATATCCTAGGATATGCGTCCACTAATTAGCTTTACACTAATTAGTTGTATCATTGCATGCAATCAGTAATATCATGCCTGCACATTTTGGATGTCTTTATTATATAGCACACCTGATTAATTTCATCAGCTCATCAgtattcataaataataaataagggGGGCTCAGGAGGAGCAAAGCTGAAAGGCTGAAAGTATTGAAATCTGGAACAGAAGATTATATTAAAACAGTCATGACCACTAGGGGGAGACAAATAATAAGACTTGGGAGCACTATTTCAACAGCCCTGTGAGTGTATACACTGTACACTGTACAGTTCACCTCATTCCCCATCATCACATTCCACAGATATTTTGATCCAGTCCTAATGTACTTGTTAAGTCAACAATAGTATTCCCACAGATTCCAAAACTTCGAATCTGCTTTTAAGATacacacaataatattttagtattcaAGAAATAGTTCAAATAATTACTGAAAGCCAAATTTGCTGCTTCAGCTTTAGAGACTAAACAAATGAGTCAAATAGCACACAAATATGctctcattttaaaaaatccctaaACGACACCATCTGAaagaaaattctgccattagaGGAAAATGATGCTGCCTGTGTAGACTGGAGGTTTGTGGCGGGGGAAGTAAGAATATTGACCCTGTCGGCACCGACTTGAGTTTTTTGTGTCAGTGGTTTGGAAACGTTTCCTACTGTCTTGCTAAATGTCAGTAATAAGTATATACTGGGGTTCTGCGGATGGTAATGTTACCAGTAAATCAGAGtacaaaataatatgttaatcTAAACACACATTCACCCACACACACGTACAGTAGTTGGACAAAGCGAATAGCAGCCTGcttatgcattcatttatgtATCAGGTAACCTTAActggaaaaaaagttttagataTAAgtactttttccttttttccaccAGACCATCAGTTTGCATAGTGATGAAAAGATGCTTGACTCTTCCACGCAGGTCACACATGCAATCACGCACCACATAAATCATGCACATAAATAATGGGAATAAATGCGTGATTTCAAATGGATACCAGTTCCCACAGCTTTGAACAATGCTTTTCTATGTTTTCTGCAATCATTCATGAGTAGAGGATATGGACTGCCCAAACAATCTAATAGAGAGTGCACTAACCTCAGCACaaatatgaataatacatttttaatgaatttataaatatttattaaatatctttATATTTTCAGGTTTTCCATATCAGTGAAAAAACTTCTGTTAAGGTCCTGATAAGGGTGACAGGTTTATTTGTGCAATAACGACCAGCTGACTTTACATTATCCAGCTTTATACATAGCTGCTAACCAGTAAAGCTAGAATACTGAATTCCATTACATCATACAAAACATGGCCTAGCAACAAGTTGAACACTgcaacaatattatattaaaatatatttatattaaaaactacatttgttAACTAAGACACAAGATGGTGCCCTTTCCATTTTGATGGTGTGTATGATATGAGACATGAAAATAGTGCTAGtttcagttacccagatgcgtGGACTGATACAGCACTGGCATGGACAACGCTGACTATTTGGCAATAAAGTATTCCACAGAGCCATGTAATAAgtgcatttataattacatttgtttattaagtAATCACTAATTCAAAGCAACTggagacaaaaacaaaagcaatcaATTAATTTTTAGAGGTGTAAGTTTGAATTGTTACAATCAAAATTAGACCAGCATACTAAGCCAGTATTCTGATTCTCaatttatatcccacaattcagtTAATTCAAGCCACGgcataaaatactaaaaaggtatttatgacttttttaatcttataattcatcttttcatctttttttccagcagttgtgagtttatatcccacaattccaGCTGTTCTTTTCAAAATTGCTAGTTAACTGAAAAATCAAAACTGCGAGAAGATATCAACTTTTACcgattacctttttattttttatctcgTTTTGAAAGCAAGCTTCCATAAGCTAAAACAGAGGTATAAACCAAAGTCCCTTTCAGGTATATCTATAGCCTAGTCTTTGTGTGAGCGCAACACGATGGAGATGATTATCCAGttgcacaggaaaaaaaaaaaaaaaaagtcaaaccaCAAAGCCAAGCATTTCACAGCCACCACTCTCACACATTCATCATATGTTACATTGCACCCAAGAAAAACCTAGACTGCAGCAACATTTTCTAATCTGTAGTCAGTTTAGGGGTGGAGAGGGTGGGCTGGAATATAGATTGCTACTGCATTCTCGTTTCAGTACTTTCCCTGAGGAGCTGAAATCCCTCTTCTCCCACCTCACACTTCACTATGACATGCCGTCGATGTGGATTATCTACATTGGCCGCTCTGTCTGTGAGAATCAATCTGTGCAGACAATGCTGTGTGGCCTCAGTGGAAGTGTAAGGggaaaatatgtgtgtgtggatcCAGGCAATGACAAATCAGATGCATCCCTACTGAAGAAGACCATGAGAAGCGAAGCACTTACAAAGGTCCAAACAAATTCCAGTAAGACAGTGATGTAAAATGTGCAGACAGCTCGAGCCTTAAAAAGTCTGCCAAACAAACTCGGTCTGATCTCTCTATCAACAGTTCTTTTCCTAAAATCAGCATCTGCAATCTGACGTTCCTCCATCACTGCTAAAATATCGCTATGACATTTTCAATGACATTTCCAATGCCTTTTCTGTAGTAGATACATCTGCTTTGCTCAAAAAGATCTGGAGATGCTTAGATTAGTGAGGCTTAAAAAACTGGCTGTAGTGGCAGATGCAGGAAATTCCCCTCCGTGTCAGCATCATCCCATTTTTCCATTACAAGGCACAGAAATTTCAATCTTGCACATTTGCAAACTTTTCAACCAACTTCAACAACCAAACGGTGGCGCTAATGGTCGCATTtatcattaaattttaaaactaaTTCATTCAAAGTTGCCAGATCTTTAAGCGCACAGCTTTCCCTCACCATCAATCATTTATGGATATATGAATATTTGCATTGACTATTGTAAGTTATGGTAATCATCTCCAATGCACAAAAAATACTATGATAAAACTTTTCACCAAAAAGTCCtcggctgtatttatttatttatttattgcaagatttaaaaataaagatgaggAGTCAATCTACCCCAATcgtcattaattattattactgatatACAGATATATACATTTAACCTATTCAGTGCACTCCCTAAactttcctgaaaaaaaaaaaaaaacaacttggtCCATCTTTCATAGTAGTTTGCAATcaatactattatttttatttttcttgccaAAGGCAAGAATGATGCAAAAAGTGTTTCAACTAGTAGATaaaaaacttttacaaaataaataaataaaaataaataaataaattacagcaGCGATAACTCTCTCTGAAGGTGAAATGTGTCATACCTGCTATCATTCGATTGATGGAGATGTTCAATCCGCAAACAGATGCTTGTTATTTAACCAAGAACCGTCTAAAAGTTACTTCATCTCAGAGGGTTTTCTGCTGGATGGGCTGATAGTCCGTTTCTTCTCATATCTGCTCCACCTTCAAGACAGGGAGAGCTCAGAGACGAAGCCCTTGGTATGAATTACACTTGACGTTTAAGGGAAAAGGGAGGAAAAAAGTcccaacaagtttttcacaaaGACTTTCGTATAGGGGAGGGACCATCGTGCTCTGCAACGATGGAGCGGGGAAAGTGAAGTTGAGAGAGCGTTCAGcatttaatgaatcattgtatttgaataaatctttatttgacATTTCAAAGAGTCGCTTATATCCAGAATTCAAAGGGGCTTTCCGCTGATTCGTTCCACTGACAGCACAATAGCGCAGCAGCGGCTTTATTGTGGTTCGGTTCCGTTCCCACATCACTGACACTTCTGTCCCTGTACATGATGTTGCAAACACGCGAGCAGGGGGTCTGCGAGTTAAAAGAACGCCTTCAAAGTAGCGTGCACATGTATGCAGATTCTTGTTTGGGTCGATGACGTCACGTTccttttttttgtctgaatCTATTAGATAATTTACAAATGAGATAAAACCGACTTTCTGTGAGGAATGCGTTTCCActttctgaatttattttatacgTATATATAACAGTGAGACTAAACACgtaatttaaaactatatataaaaaaaaaaaaaacgaatagtattaatatttggcgatactcggatgtaaacaacaacatGGACTGCAGGGTTAATGTACgttgaatacgttgttctgctaatttctGCTGTCTAAACCATTGAAAAAATGCGTGGAAGCTGCTGAATCATAGAGAAGGCCTTAGGAAGCAGGAAAGGGCggaatattttgacaaactaaagttaataggtggtaaagatacctacaagcagtattaattaagatattagcctaatatttcacctacctgactggaaatgataagaacaaacatgtaTGTCGTCAAGATTCTTACCCTGGAAATCccggttcagtttggccaaccacaaacgccttttgttcctcagacagctttttgcactcttctccttgatttgttataacttttggcggTTTGTactactccaaatgtttttcctggtccgactgattagtacaccccaaaacatgacaataattgaacattttcagcagcaaaaatcaataaaatatgcgagtttcgttggggttcagtggcactgtttacGATCTGCGATGCCACTTTATGACGGCTTATGACTATGACACTTTATGAGGggtaatgaaccagaagtctcacccatagtcttacttctgcattaaagaaaaaggtggatatttttgtgatacaaaagactactttaaaaaaatatgtaaaggAAGCAATTTTGGTAGAGAACAGGAAATTGTACACGCTCATGACTGTGACAAGGTTAGTATGCTTTTGTTATAAACATAACTTGatctttttataaacattttttaatgtcaaataaccCAATGAAAATTTGGCAATATCTGTGATTTTTTAATCCACATATTTTGTAAACTCCATGATTTATCTTTAAATTTCTATTTAACATGCTTATTTGTCATTGACGTATTGACGTAAAAGGTTTTGTGTTTATTCACTCTTCACTTCAGATATCCGCAGTCTCTTTGGAATC
The sequence above is drawn from the Labeo rohita strain BAU-BD-2019 chromosome 16, IGBB_LRoh.1.0, whole genome shotgun sequence genome and encodes:
- the prss35 gene encoding inactive serine protease 35, with amino-acid sequence MGPVPLTLLLCISALAVLVSAAVDEPTSDDDYTWPQRKVPLVQEKQTVHLGNSDFLAKPQTELHGICGIECQRGLPEPSLNDLEQLLSYETMYENGTRTLTTVTVQELNVSDNWMGASGSRTRRRREVYGTDTRFTIADKQYSLKYPFSTSVKISTGCSGVLVSPKHVLTAAHCIHNGTDYLDGVQKLSVGVLKERSRRKGKGRKGKGRKGKGQRKQKEEEDEEEINDNIEIEEKQERKGKGKGRRSRSRRSTTSEQPSFRWTRVKQMQVPKGWFKGISENVVADYDYAILELKRAQKTKYMDLGVIPSIKKLPAGRIHFSGFDDDRPGNLVYRFCSVSEESNDLLYQYCDAKPGSSGSGVYIRLKEPGKKKWKRKIVGVFSGHQWVDVNGMQQDYNVAVRITPPKYAQICLWVHGDSSQCRRT